One genomic window of Halolamina sediminis includes the following:
- a CDS encoding uS10/mL48 family ribosomal protein, translated as MTFVTTLTFRSGDRDVLDDTVDGLKQRVERKGAECKGPHQEQPEHHAVPLYCRCQPGEQIDPWNYTVYTRWLEIHGSDHIAREVVATDLPDSIRVEVDVERRASQAYR; from the coding sequence ATGACCTTCGTAACGACGCTTACGTTCCGGAGCGGGGACCGGGACGTACTAGACGACACGGTCGACGGGCTCAAACAGCGCGTCGAGCGCAAGGGCGCAGAGTGCAAGGGCCCTCACCAGGAACAGCCCGAACACCACGCGGTCCCGCTGTACTGCCGGTGCCAGCCGGGCGAGCAGATCGACCCGTGGAACTACACGGTGTACACTCGCTGGCTGGAGATCCACGGCTCCGACCACATCGCCCGCGAAGTCGTCGCGACCGACCTTCCCGACTCCATCCGCGTCGAGGTCGACGTGGAGCGCCGCGCGAGTCAAGCCTACCGCTGA
- a CDS encoding bis(5'-nucleosyl)-tetraphosphatase → MTVEATSAGAILFRDTRGEREYLLLKSRPGDWEFPKGGVEGEEELQQTAIREVTEEAGIEDFRLIDGFRKEYDYVFEADGNTIHKTVHLFIARSFEASAELSAEHRDMQWRDYDQALNTITQDGPREILEDAHDYLDEVKEAEGEGYVGTPA, encoded by the coding sequence ATGACGGTCGAAGCGACGTCTGCCGGAGCCATCCTCTTCCGCGACACCCGCGGCGAACGGGAGTATCTCCTCCTGAAGAGCCGACCGGGGGACTGGGAGTTCCCCAAGGGCGGGGTCGAGGGGGAAGAGGAGCTCCAGCAGACCGCGATCCGCGAAGTGACGGAGGAAGCCGGTATCGAGGACTTCAGACTCATCGACGGCTTCCGCAAGGAGTACGACTACGTGTTCGAGGCCGACGGGAACACGATCCACAAGACGGTCCACCTGTTCATCGCCCGGTCGTTCGAGGCCAGCGCGGAGCTCTCCGCCGAGCACCGCGACATGCAGTGGCGCGACTACGACCAGGCGCTCAACACGATCACGCAGGACGGCCCCCGCGAGATCCTCGAGGACGCCCACGACTACCTCGACGAGGTCAAGGAGGCCGAGGGCGAGGGGTACGTCGGCACGCCGGCGTAA
- a CDS encoding DUF5787 family protein: MPTPATDSEFSFELLVCRWAELGWPPGDDAAGSDDAAPVLVSRQLGTKKRRWDTIVIECDPEGLAARREFGDRTIDGDLLPVVRHAPAEWEYYRDALPDPGYPWRYVREAIHRAAARGLVEKRKNGNRIEIRRKRPYPDWVSRIIAIENKPDLDASAAAALSDQLEHDVDTALADEVWLATGRTGERVEPALLRQFPVEAGVLTFDFSAGTSADAAAVDWLPSALDPTAGGERFDSAEKARRRRLIAERAYGKGWRSFTETTRPDCRWFELARSGRGTVPTCAAKDRCQSEAECGRRCGSFEPEPPQWRTNGWPIDGGPGQGVRELLERRRERVRER, encoded by the coding sequence GTGCCGACCCCCGCCACCGACTCGGAGTTCTCCTTCGAACTTCTGGTCTGTCGCTGGGCGGAGCTGGGCTGGCCGCCCGGCGACGACGCCGCGGGGAGTGACGACGCCGCGCCCGTGCTCGTCTCGCGCCAACTCGGGACGAAGAAGCGCCGCTGGGACACGATCGTGATCGAGTGCGACCCCGAGGGGCTCGCCGCGCGCCGCGAGTTCGGCGACCGGACCATCGACGGCGACCTCCTGCCGGTGGTCCGCCACGCGCCCGCCGAGTGGGAATACTACCGCGACGCGCTCCCGGACCCGGGCTACCCGTGGCGCTACGTCCGGGAGGCGATCCACCGCGCCGCCGCCCGCGGGCTGGTCGAGAAGCGAAAGAACGGCAACCGGATCGAGATCCGGCGGAAACGGCCCTACCCCGACTGGGTGTCCCGGATCATCGCGATCGAGAACAAGCCGGACCTCGACGCGAGCGCCGCCGCCGCGCTGTCGGACCAGCTCGAACACGACGTGGACACCGCGCTGGCCGACGAGGTGTGGCTCGCGACCGGGCGGACGGGCGAGCGGGTGGAGCCGGCGCTGCTGCGGCAGTTCCCCGTGGAGGCGGGCGTGCTCACGTTCGACTTCTCGGCCGGCACATCCGCGGACGCGGCGGCGGTGGACTGGCTCCCGTCGGCGCTGGACCCCACGGCTGGCGGGGAGCGGTTCGATTCCGCGGAGAAAGCGCGGCGCCGACGGCTGATCGCCGAGCGTGCCTACGGTAAGGGGTGGCGGTCGTTCACCGAGACGACCCGGCCAGACTGTCGGTGGTTCGAGCTGGCCCGAAGCGGTCGGGGGACGGTACCGACCTGTGCCGCGAAGGATCGCTGTCAGAGCGAGGCCGAGTGTGGGCGCCGCTGTGGCTCGTTCGAGCCGGAGCCGCCACAGTGGCGGACGAACGGCTGGCCGATCGACGGCGGCCCCGGGCAGGGCGTACGGGAGCTGCTGGAGCGACGGCGCGAGCGCGTCCGGGAGCGGTAG
- a CDS encoding ABC transporter substrate-binding protein — translation MGHDDRGASRRTFLKTTGTVATGAALAGCTGGDEPTEGTNTTSAGGGMDDTDTDTGTDGGGSGGSNELQLINATMSSLDPVQASDTASSEVTTQIFDGLMNWVDGGIPVESRLATDYSVSDDFLTYTFELKEGVTYHNGDEVTAQDVVFAWERLAASPNSQAPADILSAVNVAHEETEDGSYVPGTMEMEAVDDYTFECTLAAPFASATQVMANNQFAIYPEGIVGDIEGYDGEMDQGTFASDNPIGAGPFEFESWQSGTEAVVSAYDDYHGSGPEVDGIHWQIIADPSARFNYAMNENADMFAIPTSQFNSDNYTVDRTDEKGRQRGTYEARNGESLNAVGVPTLNYNYVGFNMPEVPKAVRQAMAYAMNQETIAQQVFKDRAAPAYHTMSPTVYPGGSEAYNQHAEESYPYGYNQTDLESARQVMEDAGYGPNNRYELEWLQYQSSTWLSVANTLRDKLTNAHIDMQIEQAPFSTLLERVRALNVEAFTLAWIVPWAAPDAFVKHLDPARSDPTEGAAEMFVDWPNDTEAAQNAIDAWQRIVDNPLANDEETQIRNEAAITMEEANWEDVANLPVFHEIEQRFHYDHVDVDPFGSGGSYKQKHDSTSLNR, via the coding sequence ATGGGACACGATGACAGGGGCGCCTCACGGCGTACCTTCCTGAAAACAACCGGCACCGTCGCGACCGGCGCGGCGCTGGCGGGCTGTACTGGCGGCGACGAACCGACGGAGGGCACCAACACCACGAGCGCGGGTGGCGGCATGGACGACACCGATACCGACACCGGCACCGACGGTGGCGGCAGCGGCGGGAGCAACGAGCTCCAGCTCATCAACGCGACGATGAGCTCGCTCGACCCCGTGCAGGCCTCTGATACCGCCTCCTCGGAGGTCACGACCCAGATCTTCGACGGGCTGATGAACTGGGTTGACGGGGGGATCCCCGTCGAATCACGCCTGGCCACGGATTACTCGGTCAGTGACGACTTCCTCACCTACACGTTCGAACTCAAGGAAGGCGTCACCTACCACAACGGTGACGAGGTGACGGCACAGGACGTCGTCTTCGCGTGGGAACGGCTCGCGGCGTCGCCGAACTCGCAGGCGCCGGCGGACATCCTGAGCGCGGTAAACGTCGCCCACGAGGAGACCGAGGACGGCTCGTACGTGCCGGGAACGATGGAGATGGAGGCCGTCGACGACTACACGTTCGAGTGCACGCTGGCGGCGCCGTTTGCCTCGGCCACGCAGGTCATGGCCAACAATCAGTTCGCGATCTACCCGGAGGGGATCGTCGGCGACATCGAGGGGTACGACGGCGAGATGGACCAGGGCACGTTCGCGTCGGACAACCCGATCGGCGCCGGGCCGTTCGAGTTCGAGAGCTGGCAGTCCGGGACCGAGGCGGTCGTCTCGGCGTACGACGACTACCACGGGAGCGGGCCGGAGGTCGACGGCATCCACTGGCAGATCATCGCGGATCCCTCGGCGCGGTTCAACTACGCGATGAACGAGAACGCGGACATGTTCGCCATCCCGACCTCCCAGTTCAACTCCGACAACTACACCGTCGACCGCACGGACGAGAAAGGGCGACAGCGCGGCACGTACGAGGCACGCAACGGCGAGTCGCTCAACGCGGTGGGCGTGCCGACGCTCAACTACAACTACGTCGGCTTCAACATGCCGGAGGTTCCGAAGGCGGTCCGGCAGGCGATGGCGTACGCGATGAACCAAGAGACGATCGCCCAGCAGGTGTTCAAGGACCGTGCAGCGCCGGCGTACCACACGATGTCGCCCACCGTCTACCCCGGTGGCTCCGAGGCGTACAACCAACACGCCGAGGAGAGCTACCCCTACGGCTACAACCAGACCGACCTCGAGAGCGCGAGGCAGGTGATGGAGGACGCCGGCTACGGCCCGAACAACCGCTACGAGCTTGAGTGGCTCCAGTACCAGTCGAGCACGTGGCTGAGCGTGGCGAACACGCTCCGCGACAAGCTGACCAACGCCCACATCGACATGCAGATCGAGCAGGCGCCGTTCTCGACGCTGCTCGAACGGGTGCGCGCCCTCAACGTCGAGGCGTTCACGCTGGCGTGGATCGTGCCGTGGGCGGCGCCAGACGCGTTCGTCAAACATCTCGACCCGGCCCGCTCTGATCCCACCGAGGGGGCAGCCGAGATGTTCGTCGACTGGCCGAACGACACCGAAGCGGCCCAGAACGCGATCGACGCGTGGCAACGCATCGTGGACAACCCGCTCGCCAACGACGAGGAGACACAGATCCGGAACGAGGCAGCGATCACGATGGAGGAGGCCAACTGGGAGGACGTGGCGAACCTCCCCGTCTTCCACGAGATCGAGCAGCGGTTCCACTACGACCACGTCGACGTCGATCCGTTCGGTAGCGGTGGGTCGTACAAGCAGAAACACGACAGCACGAGCCTGAACCGGTAG
- a CDS encoding ABC transporter permease, whose product MAKWNYFLRRLLLSIPVLVLGTTVAFLIIRVGPIDPAAAILGPSGDPTEYEQIRESLGLNDPLWDQYIDYMWNLFTFNLGQSWVISPGDGAYELIASYAPRTLWLGFWSILIPLFIGIPLGFYAGLNPNTLSDYFASFGGIVWRAMPNFWLAIILVSVLSQSQELLGFEWATFLVETNIVTPPPLDFLGDPLSLLTAPGETWPTVLAATKQILPAALVLGSASMGNEMRIGRTAVLETVNSNYVETARAKGMSRRNIVWKHIFRNAMIPLVPVITGEAFLLIGGSVLVEVVFAINGIGYLFFQSAIQGDLPLVSSLLFVFILTLVVLNIIQDLLYTVLDPRVGYEDR is encoded by the coding sequence ATGGCCAAATGGAACTACTTCCTCCGTCGGCTCCTCCTCTCGATACCCGTCCTCGTTCTGGGCACGACGGTGGCGTTCTTGATCATCCGGGTCGGCCCGATCGACCCGGCCGCGGCGATCCTCGGGCCGAGCGGCGACCCCACCGAGTACGAGCAGATCCGGGAGTCGCTGGGGCTGAACGACCCGCTGTGGGACCAGTACATCGACTACATGTGGAACCTCTTCACGTTCAATCTCGGCCAGTCGTGGGTGATCAGCCCGGGCGACGGCGCCTACGAGCTGATCGCGTCGTACGCCCCCCGGACGCTGTGGCTCGGCTTCTGGTCGATCCTGATCCCGCTGTTCATCGGGATCCCGCTGGGGTTCTACGCGGGGCTGAACCCGAACACACTGAGCGACTACTTCGCGTCGTTCGGCGGGATCGTCTGGCGCGCGATGCCGAACTTCTGGCTCGCGATCATCCTCGTCTCGGTGCTCTCCCAGTCCCAAGAGCTGCTCGGGTTCGAGTGGGCGACGTTCCTCGTCGAGACGAACATCGTGACGCCGCCGCCGCTCGACTTCCTCGGCGACCCGCTCAGCCTGCTCACGGCACCCGGGGAGACCTGGCCGACGGTCCTCGCGGCGACCAAGCAGATCCTCCCGGCCGCGCTGGTGCTGGGCTCGGCGTCGATGGGGAACGAGATGCGTATCGGCCGTACCGCGGTGCTGGAGACGGTGAACTCGAACTACGTCGAGACCGCGCGGGCGAAGGGGATGAGCCGGCGCAACATCGTCTGGAAACACATCTTCCGAAACGCGATGATCCCGCTGGTGCCGGTGATCACCGGCGAGGCGTTCCTGCTGATCGGCGGCTCAGTGCTAGTCGAGGTCGTGTTCGCGATCAACGGGATCGGCTACCTGTTCTTCCAGTCGGCGATCCAGGGCGACCTGCCGCTGGTCTCCTCGCTGCTGTTCGTGTTCATCCTGACGCTGGTCGTGCTCAACATCATCCAGGACCTGCTGTACACGGTGCTGGACCCGCGTGTCGGCTACGAGGACCGCTGA
- a CDS encoding ABC transporter permease, whose protein sequence is MSTDQPRTATTYRDRIRDRPVPLVRWLAGAFVLLLAELGAVLSVVLGTLDGLLTFVLGSSPLAGAVAASRSLPTLLSRELVPNRGYFTGEEWMGTFLGLEPKYAWLLRIALIGVYGALWCGWLWFGYITFRRHYRVANWTPTDDIVDRLRGHQWGKFGMFIVALFLMLALFAPAVSPTTMEQNIQDPYSHEIQYFSEQTGEVETITAGAANRQSTSVGSASRNVGPWQYDSFDRFHPFGTLPSGKDLFTFLAYGARISLFIGLSSMLGAGVLAMAFAMISSFYKGAVDLALVVTSDSIQALPVLMILILAAVVFANTWIATVYNGALLFIALFTMIYWPYLWRAVRGPSFQVAEEEWIDAAKNYGQHPAQIMRKHMAPYIVGYMLIYASLTLGGVIISVAGLSFLGLGITPPTPEWGRAISVGQPYVASASWHISLIPGFLITLVVTAFNAMGDGIRDAIDPQSEGGGGDVSDEDATAAAAGGGGA, encoded by the coding sequence ATGTCTACTGACCAACCGAGAACGGCGACGACGTACCGGGACCGAATACGCGACCGACCCGTCCCGCTCGTTCGGTGGCTGGCGGGGGCGTTCGTGCTCCTGCTCGCGGAGCTGGGGGCCGTGCTCTCCGTCGTGCTGGGGACGCTCGACGGGCTGTTGACGTTCGTCCTCGGGAGCAGTCCGCTGGCGGGGGCGGTCGCCGCCTCCCGATCGCTTCCGACACTGCTCTCCCGCGAGCTCGTGCCGAACCGCGGCTACTTCACCGGCGAGGAGTGGATGGGGACGTTCCTCGGGCTGGAGCCGAAGTACGCCTGGCTGCTCCGGATCGCGCTGATCGGCGTCTACGGCGCGCTCTGGTGTGGCTGGCTGTGGTTCGGCTACATCACGTTCCGCCGCCACTACCGCGTCGCCAACTGGACCCCGACGGACGACATCGTCGACCGGCTCAGGGGCCACCAGTGGGGGAAGTTCGGGATGTTCATCGTGGCGCTGTTCCTCATGCTGGCGCTGTTCGCGCCCGCCGTGAGCCCGACGACGATGGAGCAGAACATCCAGGACCCGTACTCCCACGAAATCCAGTACTTCTCCGAGCAGACCGGCGAGGTCGAGACAATCACGGCTGGCGCCGCGAACCGACAGTCGACGTCGGTCGGCTCGGCGTCGCGCAACGTCGGCCCGTGGCAGTACGACAGCTTCGATCGGTTCCACCCGTTCGGGACGTTGCCGTCCGGCAAGGACTTGTTCACCTTCCTCGCGTACGGGGCGCGGATCTCGCTGTTCATCGGCCTGAGTTCGATGCTCGGAGCGGGCGTGCTCGCGATGGCGTTCGCGATGATCTCGTCGTTCTACAAGGGTGCGGTCGACCTGGCGTTGGTGGTGACCAGCGACTCGATCCAGGCGCTCCCGGTGTTGATGATCCTGATCCTGGCTGCGGTCGTGTTCGCGAACACCTGGATCGCGACGGTGTACAACGGGGCCCTGCTGTTTATCGCACTGTTCACCATGATCTACTGGCCGTACCTCTGGCGGGCGGTCCGTGGCCCGTCGTTCCAGGTTGCCGAGGAGGAGTGGATCGACGCCGCGAAGAACTACGGCCAACACCCCGCACAGATCATGCGGAAACACATGGCCCCCTACATCGTCGGCTACATGCTGATCTACGCCTCGCTCACGCTCGGTGGCGTGATCATCTCCGTGGCCGGCCTCTCGTTCCTCGGGCTGGGGATCACGCCGCCGACGCCGGAGTGGGGGCGGGCGATCAGCGTCGGGCAGCCGTACGTCGCCTCCGCGTCCTGGCACATCTCGCTGATCCCGGGGTTCCTGATCACGCTGGTCGTGACCGCGTTCAACGCGATGGGTGACGGGATCCGCGACGCTATCGACCCACAGAGCGAGGGCGGTGGCGGGGACGTCTCGGACGAGGACGCGACTGCGGCCGCCGCCGGCGGGGGTGGCGCATGA
- a CDS encoding ABC transporter ATP-binding protein translates to MSHTPESRATPETAEAPMLAVDDLQTVFHTDKETVRAVEGISFDVQEGETVGIVGESGSGKSVTARSIMGLVDAPGQLAAGSSIEFRGRELTGLTEDEYREVRGSGIAMVFQDPLTSLNPVYTVGNQIKETLRVHQDLRGDEADEAAIELLESVSIPDARRRLDEYPHQFSGGMRQRAVIAMALACDPDLLICDEPTTALDVTIQAQILELLQELQEERDLSIVFITHDMGVIAEVSDRVNVMYAGEIVESGPVGDIFENPAHPYTDGLLESIPGRYPDETYLRTIEGEVPTPTSQPTDCRFAPRCPKKFDACEEIHPAPVAVESGAADHRAACLLYPEDRGREAAVDEHRQLREGKETEVEDE, encoded by the coding sequence ATGAGCCACACACCGGAGAGTCGGGCGACGCCCGAGACGGCCGAAGCGCCGATGCTCGCCGTCGACGACCTGCAGACGGTGTTCCACACCGACAAGGAGACCGTCCGGGCCGTCGAGGGGATCAGCTTCGACGTACAGGAGGGCGAGACCGTCGGCATCGTCGGCGAGTCCGGCTCGGGCAAGAGCGTGACCGCTCGGTCGATCATGGGGCTGGTCGACGCCCCCGGACAGCTCGCGGCCGGCTCGTCGATCGAGTTCCGTGGCCGCGAACTGACCGGGCTGACCGAGGACGAGTACCGCGAGGTGCGAGGGAGCGGGATCGCGATGGTGTTCCAGGACCCGCTCACCAGCCTGAACCCGGTGTACACCGTCGGGAACCAGATCAAGGAGACGCTCAGAGTCCACCAGGACCTCCGGGGCGACGAGGCCGACGAGGCGGCGATCGAGCTGCTCGAGTCGGTGAGCATCCCCGACGCACGGCGGCGGCTCGACGAGTACCCACACCAGTTCTCGGGTGGGATGCGCCAGCGTGCGGTGATCGCGATGGCGCTTGCGTGTGATCCGGATCTGCTGATCTGTGACGAGCCGACGACCGCGCTCGACGTGACGATCCAGGCGCAGATCCTCGAACTGCTCCAGGAACTGCAGGAGGAGCGCGACCTCAGCATCGTGTTCATCACCCACGACATGGGGGTGATCGCGGAGGTCAGCGACCGCGTGAACGTGATGTACGCCGGCGAGATCGTCGAGTCAGGCCCCGTGGGGGATATCTTCGAGAACCCCGCACACCCCTACACCGACGGGCTGCTCGAGAGCATCCCCGGCCGGTACCCCGACGAGACGTACCTCAGGACGATCGAGGGGGAGGTGCCGACGCCGACGTCGCAGCCGACGGACTGTCGGTTCGCGCCGCGGTGTCCGAAGAAGTTCGACGCCTGCGAGGAGATCCACCCCGCCCCAGTGGCCGTCGAGTCCGGGGCGGCAGACCACAGGGCGGCCTGTCTGCTCTACCCCGAGGATCGGGGTCGGGAGGCGGCCGTCGACGAGCATCGACAACTGCGGGAGGGAAAGGAGACGGAGGTCGAAGATGAGTAA
- a CDS encoding ABC transporter ATP-binding protein, whose translation MSNENATVEREQRSTTTDDDVLVSVRDLKKHYGADSLLSDNPVKAVDGVSFDIHRGETLGLVGESGCGKTTLGRTLVRLETATSGDVQFEDTDITTLSGSDLKQWRRNAQMVFQDPDSSLNERMTVGELIRDPLDVHDWKTKAERDERVRELLEKVGLSEKHYFRYPHQFSGGQRQRIGIARALALEPEFLVLDEPVSALDVSVQAKILNLLRDLQDDLGLTYLLIAHDLSVVRHLADRVAVMYLGHIMELGETERLFENPANPYTHSLLSAIPEPDPYAESDRITLRGAPPSPRNPPEGCPFSTRCPMKIRPEAYQSVDDDAWRAIQELREILRERVRTDRSITVIARELLGLETRISDIDEITEEVFGDVELPPELATHVDRVVEDVSDGNPEDARQYLKGEVGGPCDRDAPDYYTVDDEERTSYCHRHAPEYESPAATLDSE comes from the coding sequence ATGAGTAACGAGAACGCGACAGTCGAGCGGGAGCAACGGTCCACGACTACCGACGACGACGTGCTGGTCAGCGTCCGCGACCTGAAGAAACACTACGGCGCGGACAGCCTCCTCTCGGACAACCCCGTCAAAGCCGTCGACGGCGTGAGCTTCGACATCCACCGGGGCGAGACGCTGGGGCTCGTCGGTGAGTCGGGCTGTGGCAAGACGACGCTCGGCCGGACGCTCGTCCGGCTGGAGACGGCGACCAGCGGCGACGTCCAGTTCGAGGACACCGACATCACGACGCTGTCGGGGAGCGATCTCAAACAGTGGCGGCGGAACGCCCAGATGGTGTTCCAGGACCCCGACTCCAGCCTCAACGAGCGGATGACCGTCGGGGAGCTGATCCGTGACCCGCTGGACGTCCACGACTGGAAGACGAAAGCCGAGCGGGACGAGCGGGTGCGGGAGCTGCTGGAGAAAGTCGGGCTCTCGGAGAAACACTACTTCCGCTACCCCCACCAGTTCTCGGGCGGGCAGCGCCAGCGCATCGGGATCGCCCGCGCGCTCGCGCTCGAACCGGAGTTCCTCGTGCTCGACGAGCCGGTGTCGGCGCTCGACGTGAGCGTGCAGGCCAAGATCCTGAACCTCCTTCGGGACCTGCAGGACGACCTCGGCCTGACGTACCTGCTCATCGCCCACGACCTCTCGGTTGTGCGCCACCTCGCCGACCGCGTCGCGGTGATGTATCTCGGCCACATCATGGAGCTCGGCGAGACCGAACGGCTGTTCGAGAACCCCGCGAACCCATACACCCACTCGCTGCTGTCGGCGATCCCCGAGCCGGACCCGTACGCCGAGTCCGACCGCATCACGCTGCGGGGCGCGCCGCCGAGCCCCCGGAACCCGCCGGAGGGCTGCCCGTTCTCGACGCGGTGTCCGATGAAGATCCGGCCGGAGGCGTACCAATCGGTCGACGACGACGCCTGGCGGGCGATCCAAGAGCTGCGGGAGATCCTCCGGGAACGGGTGCGTACCGACCGCTCGATCACAGTGATCGCCCGAGAGCTGCTCGGGCTAGAGACCCGGATCTCCGACATCGACGAGATCACCGAGGAGGTGTTCGGCGACGTGGAGCTCCCGCCGGAGCTGGCTACCCACGTCGACCGCGTCGTCGAGGACGTGAGCGACGGCAACCCCGAGGACGCCCGCCAGTACCTGAAAGGCGAGGTCGGCGGACCGTGCGACAGGGACGCTCCCGACTACTACACCGTCGACGACGAGGAGCGGACCAGCTACTGCCACCGCCACGCCCCCGAGTACGAATCGCCGGCGGCCACGCTCGACTCGGAGTGA
- a CDS encoding DUF7555 family protein translates to MGFDRSSAVAVFVAKTIDGVVYAGITAGIACLAGLAIGALLGEPWILLKYLLFVGGFLQLGVGVAQLWPTDPSDLEGPTPEQSSRTQAVVDRLSPLERLGLPVGRRFDLGAKRFLSGLAILFVSFALEAVFGV, encoded by the coding sequence ATGGGCTTCGATCGGTCGTCCGCGGTCGCGGTGTTCGTCGCCAAGACGATCGACGGCGTCGTCTACGCCGGGATCACCGCGGGAATCGCGTGTCTCGCCGGGCTGGCAATCGGCGCGCTGCTGGGGGAGCCGTGGATCCTCCTCAAGTACCTGCTGTTCGTCGGCGGGTTCCTGCAGCTCGGTGTCGGCGTCGCACAGCTCTGGCCGACCGACCCCTCTGATCTCGAAGGGCCGACGCCGGAGCAGAGCTCCCGGACGCAGGCGGTCGTCGACCGGCTCTCGCCGCTCGAGCGCCTCGGCCTCCCGGTGGGTCGGCGGTTCGACCTGGGCGCGAAGCGGTTTCTCTCCGGGCTGGCCATCCTGTTCGTCTCGTTCGCGCTGGAGGCAGTGTTCGGCGTCTGA
- a CDS encoding DUF7529 family protein produces the protein MPDPTEDSPPSVDARKDAWRRTLQEMESIAAELDEEGWETVAIPVGHAAPEPPEAGEEGRFGFVHVIPGNYESAFREAFDAGGFERYDVFRQEIGGKVFFLLQLLDPPSGTAILLAAQYDTQHSGPLESAVEEEGVVYTHVQKLDTTHLGSFRHDEPGKFFPED, from the coding sequence ATGCCCGACCCGACGGAGGACTCACCGCCGAGCGTCGACGCGAGAAAGGACGCGTGGCGCCGGACGCTACAGGAGATGGAGTCGATCGCGGCAGAGCTCGACGAGGAGGGGTGGGAGACGGTCGCGATCCCCGTCGGCCACGCCGCGCCCGAGCCGCCCGAGGCCGGCGAGGAGGGGCGGTTCGGCTTCGTTCACGTGATCCCGGGTAACTACGAGTCGGCGTTCCGGGAGGCGTTCGACGCCGGCGGGTTCGAGCGCTACGACGTGTTCCGCCAAGAGATCGGCGGGAAGGTGTTCTTCCTGCTCCAGCTGCTCGATCCGCCCTCGGGGACCGCGATCCTGCTGGCCGCACAGTACGACACACAGCACAGCGGGCCGCTGGAGTCGGCGGTCGAGGAGGAGGGCGTGGTGTACACGCACGTCCAGAAGCTCGACACGACCCACCTCGGCTCGTTCCGGCACGACGAGCCGGGGAAGTTCTTCCCCGAGGACTGA
- a CDS encoding NAD(P)/FAD-dependent oxidoreductase, which translates to MSEADSDYQVAVVGGGPAGLTTALYTTRLGHDTVLIDRGGGRAAMMQDTHNVIGITEETSGNELLQTAKAQIESYGADTVRGMVSDIDGSAGSFELAVGEETYTAERVVLATGFADERPDPPLPRTGRGLHYCLHCDAYMFVDESVYVMGTGESAAHVAMIMLNFTDEVDLLLRGEEPAWSEETDRQLRAHPVDVIETEIAGMNTGEDGWLESFEFEDGTVREYRGGFPMYGSDYNADLADALGLERADDGNVAVDDHGRTSVDGVSAVGDLTPGHNQIPVAMGEGAKAGIALHYDLREFPKSLDELDGEQVDPASTPAISDELREAARRRDEVEPAAADD; encoded by the coding sequence ATGAGCGAAGCCGACTCCGACTATCAGGTCGCCGTCGTCGGCGGCGGCCCGGCAGGGCTGACGACCGCACTCTACACGACCCGACTCGGCCACGACACGGTGTTGATCGACCGCGGCGGCGGGCGCGCGGCGATGATGCAGGACACGCACAACGTCATCGGGATCACCGAGGAGACCTCCGGGAACGAACTGCTGCAGACCGCGAAAGCACAGATCGAGTCCTACGGCGCCGACACCGTTCGGGGGATGGTCTCCGACATCGACGGCTCGGCGGGGAGCTTCGAACTCGCCGTCGGTGAGGAGACGTACACCGCCGAGCGCGTGGTGCTCGCGACGGGGTTCGCCGACGAGCGCCCGGACCCGCCGCTGCCCCGGACGGGGCGGGGGCTCCACTACTGTCTGCACTGTGACGCCTACATGTTCGTCGACGAGTCGGTGTACGTGATGGGCACCGGCGAGAGCGCGGCCCACGTCGCGATGATCATGCTCAACTTCACCGACGAGGTGGACCTGCTGCTCCGCGGCGAGGAGCCGGCGTGGAGCGAGGAGACCGACCGACAGCTCCGGGCCCACCCGGTCGACGTGATCGAGACCGAAATCGCGGGGATGAACACCGGCGAGGACGGCTGGCTGGAGTCGTTCGAGTTCGAGGACGGCACCGTCCGGGAGTACCGCGGCGGCTTCCCGATGTACGGCTCGGACTACAACGCCGATCTCGCGGACGCGCTGGGGCTGGAGCGCGCCGACGACGGCAACGTCGCGGTCGACGACCACGGCCGCACGTCCGTCGACGGCGTGTCCGCGGTGGGCGATCTCACGCCCGGCCACAACCAGATCCCGGTCGCGATGGGCGAGGGCGCGAAGGCGGGCATCGCGCTGCACTACGACCTCCGGGAGTTCCCTAAGTCGCTCGACGAGCTCGACGGCGAGCAGGTCGATCCGGCGTCGACGCCGGCGATCTCCGACGAGCTCCGCGAGGCTGCCCGACGCCGCGACGAGGTCGAGCCGGCGGCTGCCGACGACTAG